The sequence below is a genomic window from Hippocampus zosterae strain Florida chromosome 15, ASM2543408v3, whole genome shotgun sequence.
TCGGAAGATTtcggcggcgccgccgcctcctgcgGCGTGCTCGCTCTCCAACACAGCACGACGTCACGGACGGGTAGACGTCCTTCTTTGAGAACCTCATGGTCTTGTTGCGAGGCGCTACGCGCGGGGACCGGGCCACCTCCGGGGCTCAGCGACCACAAACTACGAAGGTCACTCTTGCAGGGTGGGCCATTTTCCCGAGTGACCACCTCTGCGAGGCACCTGCCTTTTTGGGACGCTTCACCGCCCGACTCACCGGCCTCATTTTCTCCAGGACGGGGACTGCTTTTTCCGGCAACCTGGGCGTCCACGCCGACGCAACTGGTGGGTTGAGGATATTCAGCAGAATCTTGCTTCGGTGAGCTCGAACTGCAGGACGGTGAAATCGAAGCCGTTCCTCTGCCCGAATCCAAGACCGCGTGGACGCTTCCCTCTTTGTCGCTAGCCGAGGCTTCGCTAGGTTCGGTTTGGACCTCCGAGTTGGTGGTTTCTCGCCCACAGGAAGGATAAGGAGAGCGAACTCTTCTCATCTGGTTCGTGGTCTGGTACAGTGGGCCTTGAGCGTGGGCCACGGGGTGGAGAAAGTGCCTGCTGTAGTCAACCGGTtgaaggtgggggtggggcatgacgtatgctggagcctctaaatagggaggaggaaatgggggtaCAACCATTCCGTAGCCTGAGAGACGGTagacaaatcatttcaaacgggtcattttttttcagctgttcaaaaaacaaacaaaacacttaaATGAGTCAATGATCTGAGAACGGGCATACATTAAAACTGATCAAATGATCATATTAAGACACACGGGATTTGGATTCGAGGTGCCTCAAATTTTGAGggagttgatttttttcaaaagaaaaaaaaacagtaatttgGTCCATGATAGTATTTTTGTCATTGATCTGGTTTagcttccatttttatttgtaactagctgatgagccgcccttcGCCGCCcttcgggcggctcatcagctagttccttcggaaggctggtaaggtgggccttcggcccacaaaagtgttgttgcttggttcaactttttgttcatcttcattgcttatcgcgaaaataaagagatgtttagctctactaaataacaatttcattgcaatgcttgtgggtagacaaaattttttcgctaagatgcccgcgcgatcgtagtgagccactgcctgaacggcgcagtggcggcgcgcagtggcggcgcggtgaagtaggtacgttttgaaaagggacagacggaaggacagaccgcgtgcgggacgatgcgcaatatatatatatagatagatagatacaataCATTTGAATAGATTATCCCAAACTTGTCGTGTGTGGCGTTTACAGCACATCTACCTATAAAAACAGTCGAGGCCTCTTAGTACTCACCCATTCCTGGGAAGCCGGGAAAGGGATTGTAGGAGAAGGGTACGGGCCACTGGTAGTGCAAAAACGGAGGTGGAGGCGGAGCCGGGACGTAGAAGACTGCTCGCGTCGGCATCTGTGGATGGGCCATCGATGCCGGGTCTTGGCTCGGGCCCTGCGGTCCTGGGTCCGGCTGTCTGCCGGCGTTGGGTGCACAACCGGCGGCCCAAAAGTGTCGCGCCCTATCCAGTTGCGGCCGAGCCGTTGGGGGTCTGTTCACGGTCGCCATGGTAACCTTGAAAAAGTACAGCGGTGAATTCACACCACGGTTCGTCAATCCAACTCTTCTGCCAGAGTCGACGGTACACTAAGGCGATCGAGGAACGCACACAAAAGCGCTGCTGAACACATCCGCGGAAGCAAATAAGGCATTGCGAAAGGGTTGAAATGGCAACCTGCTTTAGACGCAAGTTGTACTTCCATCAAGGTGACCGATGTTGGTTGGCTTCCTAATTATTATGCTGAAATGATGAATCATTCCTTCATGCTTGAACATTTGAGAAATGATGTTGAAGCATATACATCTCAATGCCTTGGTATTTCAACACCGTGGGCACTTTGTTCGTAGGTTATCAATGGGAAAGCAAATGTAAAACATTCAACCCGAGATTGACGCAGCGTAGTTTTGGGGCAGCTGTTCAAAGTATGAAGGTCGTCTGGCAATCTCCGGCAAATGCGATGCATCGAGCTCGATGCCCATAAAATTCCACGGAAATGAGTTCGTCAAACAAGGACGGTTTTTAATGTTCTTTTGACGATTGGCGATCGTATAAAATGAGGCTTTGTGAGCCCAAGAAGCTACATTGACCAAAATGATTTCCTTTGAATCATTCTTGGCTTGGTATTGATGAGATTTTCGTTCAGGCAGTCTGAGAGACTCCCGGACCGACATACTCGCGAAACATCGGAATCGCTCGACCGCACCGGAATGCGTCACCGGTCATCGAAAGAAGAAGAGCGGTTGGTTACCTTGCGAGGAAAGAGTTAGCGGTAAACCGAGGAACTCCAAAGCAAACCACGAAGGGATCGCAAGAAGCAGCGCGGGCACACACCTGCGTTTAAGTGACGGCTCATCAAACAAGCGCGCGCGGATCCTCGCCTCGTCTGGGCGGAAGTTCGGGCCCGGCCGCGGGCGCTCACTCTCGCACGTCTTCTGGCCTTTGTCCACTAGGGGGAGTCCAAGTCGTGAAAAAGGCAGCGCACAgcctctctgctgtgtgtgcgtgaccGCGGCGgtgtggttgcgccttcttgtTTGTCAACGCGCGCCGACGTTTACCTGACATGACGATGTGACTTTGTAAGGACACAATTGGACACAATTCTACTTTGTTTCTTAGTTTTGGATCGGCTcttttaccatttttttgttcctgcaaaaaaaaaaaatgcacagatgAACAGGGTCTTCAAAAGCATCAAGTCGGTGATAGAAACATGCAGTTGCTATGGTTCCCGATATCACTCAGCTGTGGAAAATTGTATTGAGGAatcgggggtgggtgggggatgCTCATTATGGAGAACAAAGGACCAACTGGACAAAGGGGAAAGAACATTTTGGGCCGTGTTCCTCCACTGCCGAATGGCCAAAAGTCTTCCGCTCGGCTCGTTCGCGCTCTCTATTCAGCTCGGTCAAGAGCGGGGTTGCGATGATGATCTCGCGGCTTCAGGAGACAGAGTGCAAGTGGATGATTTGAGAGCAAAAGTACGAGAAGACCATGATTTCGTCATCTCTCCTATTTCCGGTAGATGAAGAGCTCTTATTTTATaatcagctgtgtgtgtgtttgtatgtgttctCATCTCTATCCTGATCCTGTAAGACAAAATATCAAACTTTTCACTTCCAAATCACTTCAGTgtaatttgccccccccccaaaaaaaaaaaaaaaaaacaaatgaacccACGGACAAGTGGAAGCCGCGCGGCCAAAACGTACATGATGAAATCAAGACAGACGACAGTCTTGAAGTTGTACATGTTGGCGTGTGGTGGACCGTGCACGCAGAGAAGGCCCCGACGGGACGCCACCGATAAAGAAACACCCACATGCAGTGTGAGACTCAGCCTATGTCACGTTTGGGCTATCGCCGTGTTTGGGTCTGATAAGAGTTGTACGAAGAAGTTACGATTAAGCATCCACAGTTTTGCTCTTGGGCGATAACGGGGAGTGGACCCACCCATTGCGAAGAAGAAGAGGCTATGAGGCAGAAAAGCAAGTCACAGAGCGGAATCAAAGAGTGCGACCAGTTTCAAATGTGGGCGCAAATACTCCTTTTGGAGTTTGCTCATCCTGTATTTCGAAGCAAACGCAAGTCCATCACATTTGCTTGACGTCATACTGCGGTCACTTAGTTGCCACAATGTGCCAAAGGCGGAGCGTCTGAGGTCGGTGACCTTTCGACTCATTGTCATCATTGTCAACATGCTGCTTCAAGTGAAAAGACGGTCGGCCCGGAGGTGACTCGGAGCCTCCATTTTGCGGCCACGCAAGTTCATCGGAGCTTCCGATGTCACCGCGACGTCCTCAAGTCATTGGCGACCCCGTCGCTGGATGTTTCTCCCACGTTCCGAAAAACACGCACGCTAGCTTAACGgaatgctcaaaattgtccccggGTGTGACTGTCAATACAAAATCCAATATGgttgaatgcatttttcatcACAAGGGAAGTCAAACAAATTGGAGAGGTGTACTTTACATATGAAACCACAATTTGTAAAACATTtaataaggggggaaaaaatgctgattTAATGAAGGCAAAAAAGAGGTGATCATTTTGTCCATGAATAGATCAATTTCACATTGCTTGGGTCACAAATTAGTCTTTGACCAAGTGAAAACTCAACTGCTTccttccccaaaaaaaaaaaaaaaaagttcaaaatacGCCCAGGCAGTCGTGGCGAATGAAAGAGAAATTCATACCACAAAGCTAATCTAAGCCGTTCAGGTAAAGAACAAAGAAAATGGATCAAGTGACAGAAATCAAAGTTTCCCAttctttattgagccaaggcacatatttgacatttgagagaaaaaaaaaatcacactgccaaaaaaaaaaaaaactcacataaAGTGAAGGCCCATCTAatgtaaaagcattttttaaattctaccTGTCACGATGTGTTGCAGGCTTAGATAGCTACACGATTTGGAGTAAAATAAAGAATTTTCCTGCCAATGAAGCGAAATTGGGCACGTTTGGGCACTGTGTGACGGCCCATTGGGAAACATGGATGCAAGCCAGCCCTTGATTTATTTGAAGGAGGCGCGGACTTGCCGGCCCTTCAAAGGCTGAGGAGGTCGGTAGTTGTCCACCATGCAGCATTCGTCTTCTCCTTTCCCACTGAAAAGCAGGCTGCGGAACATGGCCATCTATggagatatatagatatagatatataatatatatatatataaaataaaattgcaacgagtaccgtattttcacgaccattcggcgcaccgtatggttggacggagtctcattaatgggtgctatttctgtattttacacatagacaaaacgcactgtattattggccgcagttttaaagtggttaaACATaagccagcttaaacatacggcatgcatgcgcgcacgctaaaaacacgttagcttgaagcatacggtagcatgccaagacatacagatacaagctaaaaacacgtttttaaaaaggcaacggaagcaaaactgagttccgttgtattttatttagccatcgtacaaggTACTCGCGTTTcttgatcaatcatcacccaggaaTCCATCAaaatcctcatcctctgtatcagaattgaacaattgtgcaagtaccggtaatccatcaaaaacgccgcgttccctctcgttgtcagagtcactctcattgccatgtggctccacagaaatgatgccggctttgccaaaaactcgaacaacagtgcaagcagacacgtttgtccaagcagccacactccattcgcaaattgtggcgtaaccggcccagcgctgcctctcactctttgtaacgttgtgtttgccatcgattatccattgttcccatgccgttcgcaactttactttgaacgcccgttcgcaagtttactttgaacgcccggttgatgccaatgtccagcggttggagttctttagtcaagcctccgggaataacggcaacctcaagagttcatttgcttgacttagTTTTTCACCTCTGCTgcgagatgggcacgcatgccaaaagcataaccgatggcttgaagtttgaactgagcttcgtaggcatgtctttttgtagaatttattttcgggggttcttagaaaccaaaaccggagttgttttgcaacaatgcacatagccacgctcgtccctttagcgtccacttacacgcccacccttcactcattcgcggacttcttcgccgcatgcctgtcctcactcacgtctgcctttgctctctctctctccgtatatatatatatatatatatatatatattcccgcATGCccgtccacagtcacttccgccttttctctatataaacagcgtgtcggctgtcagtcaggttttggaactcagcgcatacacaagacgcccCGCATcacaaggcgtcctgtccattttggagaaaatttaagacttttaatggcgccttagagtcgtgaaaatacggtctaTTTCTGGCATGACGGTTTGTCGATCGGAAGTACCTGTGCGGGGCTGACACTGATCTGCTCCTTGAGAACAATCCATGTGACGCTCTCCAAAAGAGGCGGCGTGGTGAGGGAGCCGTCGTATGTCCAGTAGTCCCGAGACGGGGGCAGGAGAGTCTCCGGGTCAAAGTTGGCAAAGGTGCTCTGCAGGCCCTGGAAAATAGGAAACGCAAACAAGTCTTCACAGGTCATCCCCGCGGACGGCTCGTCGTCCTCATCATCGTGTGTCGTCAGAATGAGAAAAGGACATTCCGGTGGGCGCGCTTCACCTTTGTCTTAATAGAAGCCAAGGCATCCAAGACTTTCTGCAGCCTGGGGTTGGCAGCACCAATCTGGAGGATGTCAATCCCAGTGAGTCACGAAAGAACCATTTGCCAGCGCATTGGAGAGCCAAGACGGCGGCGGCGTTGACCCACCTTGAGTAAGACCCCGACTACAGCAAGTCCATCAGGCTGGCCGGCCGCCTCTCCGAAGCTGGGATATTTGGTGTTCCAGTGCACCAGGTGAAGCTGACAAGACAGCCAAAGTTCAAGGCACTTCACAATGACGTCACGCAACGACGGAAGCTGCGGCCCAAGAGGAAAGACCTCCCTCGAGGAAACGGACATCGACTCCAACTCATTGGACGGAAACCAGACAAACCGAGCCGCAATCAACAAGCttgaacccgtttttttttcttggtaccTCACATGGGAACTTGATTCCATTGATGGTGTGCTCAGAACCTCTttcgtcactggctccccagtGGAAATGAAACTGCTTCAGACGATATGTCCCAGAAATTGGACCCCCAGTAAGAACTGGAAAGGAAACAACATATCAAATGGGAACACTGTGATGACACCACTCTTAACCCATTGGTGAGAAACTTGACGGTGTGAAGAGTATTTCCTTGATTGCGTTGAAAGGATCGCGATCTTTATACAAATCATACTCTTAATGGCCACCTCTGGAGTTCCAGGGGTCAGCAGCCGTCTCCCCTTTGCCATATTCTCTTTCTGGAGCGAATAAAtacttgtactgtatgttttacatGAATGAGTAATGATTCGTATCTTTCACCCTGCGACTGGCCGGCGACCAACCCTGCGGCACGCCCGTGACCTTCGCTAAGCATAAAggggattcgaaaatggatgcccGGGTAGTCTCTTTCATACGAGAAGTATGATGCGGGCCATCCCACTCGCCGAACCAGTGACATCATCAGATACCGTTATCTGCCTCGGTGCACGCAGCAGGGTGGAGGCACAAACAACATAACCAGCcagataaggaaaaaaaaaatgctcaaatgaaTATTTACCGCTGGACAGTCATGAGTCAATTTCCCAGTCGGTGCTGAATTACAATTCATTGCGCAATCAAATTGTGGATCAGGTTTTGGTGAAATTTAGTCTTTCAAGATTTTGTAACACTTGAAAAGTAAATTGCTGGCGTATACGATGAGGTTCATCGAAATCATTTCATCTGTAGCCAAATAATACagaaagttgaatgagaaatgcaAAACACTCAATTATGATTTAGAATGCTATGTATTTAGAACACGCAATTATAGAaatctctctctttatatatatatatatatcaatcaatcaatcaatcaatcatatatatatatataatgcatatatctatctatagatatacagtatatatatataatacacagacacacacagaacatGTTTTTGGTTGGTTGTGAAGAGTAATGCACTTACTGGAAGAATCGCCGTCATCCAAATAGTCAACCTGGAAGGAGTGTCCGTTGTTGAGAATGCCCAAGGAGTTGGAAGGGTCATATTTAAGTTTCAGGGGCTTGAGGGAGGGTGAAAATTGGGCTTCCTTCGGAACGATGTtgatgggagactgcctgggccCATTCGCTATGGGGAATCCTTCTTCCCATTTGTCAGGACCTGTGAACAAagttcatcatcatcctcctcatcccAAGACAGACGTTTTCGTCGGCAGGACACACGACCAAGTATTGCAACTCACCGTTGTTGGGTCCGTATCCCCATTTATGAGACATGTCTGCTCCTTGGCGCTCCCTGCGACGACGCGAACGTGTGAGCAATGGCACGGAACTTTTTTGGGGAGAATGTCCGAACGAGCGAGGTGGACGGCCCCCGGAGCGCCGCGGCAGCTCTTTATAGAGGGGCCGCGGGTCCTCACCCGAGTGGGTTTGGCTTCTTTCCGCTGCGGCCGCGCCTTCATTCTGCGAGGAGGGACGCTTCGGTGAAGGGATGCGGCCCGAAGAACGCGCTCTGCCGCTCATCTCGGCGAGCACATCTCGCGGCGGCGCGCTCCGAGGATTTCAAATCCACCGAGTTTAGTCGAGATGGCTGGCCGGCGTTACGCTGGTGTTCCACCGATTGGATTGTTTTGCAggatcatgtctttttttttctctatttattttttttctcatcaagtATGCCCCATCGGATTTCTTTGCAATATCCTGACTCGGACTTTCTCTCCGCGTATGCCAGCGAGCGCTCACTCATAGACGTCGTCATCCGCGTACTTGGGTATCAAAGCTCTAAACTGTGACGGTGAAGGATTTGGAAGCTCTTATTTATAAATTTCATGATATTGGCTCGAGTCTCGGAGCAGTAGCCCGCAGGTGGTGGTAATAATGTGACGTCAGGACTACTACACCTTCGACCGCTTAATGATAGACCCAACACCTCCATACCGTTATTGGAATAAATCATGAggcaaaattattttgttgactTATTCCCCAAACTGGGAGGCATCAATTCTCGCGCTTTTGTCTCTCCAAATGTACTTATTTGACACGCGCACTGTTCAAGAAGTGGTGATATCTGTACAAATAATGTGTC
It includes:
- the cahz gene encoding carbonic anhydrase isoform X1, with protein sequence MSHKWGYGPNNGPDKWEEGFPIANGPRQSPINIVPKEAQFSPSLKPLKLKYDPSNSLGILNNGHSFQVDYLDDGDSSILTGGPISGTYRLKQFHFHWGASDERGSEHTINGIKFPCELHLVHWNTKYPSFGEAAGQPDGLAVVGVLLKIGAANPRLQKVLDALASIKTKGLQSTFANFDPETLLPPSRDYWTYDGSLTTPPLLESVTWIVLKEQISVSPAQMAMFRSLLFSGKGEDECCMVDNYRPPQPLKGRQVRASFK
- the cahz gene encoding carbonic anhydrase isoform X2, which gives rise to MAKGRRLLTPGTPEVAIKILTGGPISGTYRLKQFHFHWGASDERGSEHTINGIKFPCELHLVHWNTKYPSFGEAAGQPDGLAVVGVLLKIGAANPRLQKVLDALASIKTKGLQSTFANFDPETLLPPSRDYWTYDGSLTTPPLLESVTWIVLKEQISVSPAQMAMFRSLLFSGKGEDECCMVDNYRPPQPLKGRQVRASFK